The following are encoded in a window of Ricinus communis isolate WT05 ecotype wild-type chromosome 4, ASM1957865v1, whole genome shotgun sequence genomic DNA:
- the LOC8263402 gene encoding NEP1-interacting protein-like 2 isoform X2 — protein MTYLPDMSDPCHMCGGSAFLPIMETVVQFEGSRFLDYVPKLVAGAISGALTGFFALAGAFTGAIAGALAGRASNCGVFRGAGLGAIAGAVLSVEVLEASRAYWCLEQSGSRGPSSMADFMEELLRGRFADEQFSPAVLTTYHWQVSIANLSYDEIHDVNGEAASKGLSGDLLKKLPSHTLDEIKAKQTICCTICLQDIVKGEIARSLPRCCHTFHLACVDKWLIRHGSCPVCRQDV, from the exons ATGACCTATTTGCCTGACAT GTCGGATCCATGCCATATGTGCGGCGGTTCGGCCTTTTTGCCTATCATGGAAACTGTAGTTCAATTTGAAGGAAGTCGGTTTCTTGATTATGTTCCTAAATTGGTTGCTGGTGCCATCTCTGGTGCTCTCACAGGATTTTTTGCTCTTG CTGGAGCTTTTACAGGAGCTATTGCTGGTGCTTTAGCTGGCCGAGCTTCTAATTGTGGTGTTTTTCGAGGGGCTGGACTAGGGGCTATTGCTGGTGCTGTCCTTTCTGTTGAGGTTTTGGAGGCTTCTCGGGCTTACTGGTGTTTGGAACAGTCTGGTTCGCGAGGCCCTTCATCTATG GCAGATTTTATGGAAGAGCTTCTGCGGGGGAGGTTTGCAGATGAACAGTTTTCACCAGCAGTGCTAACTACTTATCATTGGCAg GTAAGCATTGCTAATTTAAGTTATGATGAGATTCATGATGTTAATGGTGAAGCTGCATCCAAAGGGTTGTCAGGAGATTTGCTCAAGAAGTTGCCAAGTCATACCTTGGATGAAATCAAGGCAAAACAGACCATCTGTTGTACAATATGCTTGCAG GATATCGTTAAAGGGGAGATTGCAAGGAGTTTGCCCCGTTGCTGCCACACATTCCACTTAGCCTGTGTTGACAAGTGGCTAATAAGACATGGCTCATGCCCTGTATGCAGGCAGGATGTGTAG
- the LOC8263399 gene encoding protein NEN1, whose translation MTTVTPTAGQRSEIAFFDLETTLPGECEGFAILEFGAILVCPRTLVELHTYATFVQPAADPSLIFSSSFLRSNGITYDNIVSAPTFSDIADTVYEILNGRLWAGHNVQKFDSVKIREAFAEIGRQPPVPKGVIDTWELLTHKFGRRAGDMKMASLATYFGLGKQTHRSLDDVRMNVDVLKCCATVLLLESSYPDAFVVTNVGSTTFQPAPFSRGTLGNEMNIDSLQQDAAIEPKKESSEIPSSLTVPEGGSGHGGFLEPDEVSVSFIRASFCPHSWGVQRMVLLYKDVPLQLHCSHLRVRYNGLSTKFADYAGRPRLSFVVDAPPNLYSILDACDKIAQKVSAESGSSSKWKHVVTKHDFDNSPTVRLHIPTEVTGDVAQYATEIFHKDSSETMKKHEFSRLGAAELNTWFRQGTFVAAYFSLDPYDYLQEKKAGIRLVAKKLIMHQY comes from the exons ATGACGACGGTGACTCCAACAGCCGGCCAAAGATCCGAAATTGCCTTCTTCGACCTGGAAACCACCCTACCCGGTGAGTGTGAGGGCTTTGCGATTCTCGAATTCGGAGCCATCCTGGTGTGCCCCAGAACGCTAGTGGAGCTCCATACTTACGCCACCTTTGTCCAACCAGCTGCTGAtccatctttaattttctccTCCTCCTTCCTTCGCTCCAATGGCATCACTTATGACAACATTGTTTCTGCCCCTACTTTCTCTGACATCGCAGATACTGTTTACGAAATCCTCAATG GGAGACTTTGGGCAGGACATAACGTTCAGAAGTTTGACAGTGTTAAAATAAGGGAAGCTTTTGCTGAGATTGGAAGACAGCCGCCAGTGCCTAAGGGTGTTATTGACACTTGGGAATTGTTGACCCATAAATTTGGAAGGAGAGCGGGTGACATGAAG ATGGCTAGTCTTGCTACTTACTTTGGGCTTGGAAAGCAGACACATAG GAGCTTAGATGATGTTCGAATGAATGTTGACGTTCTTAAGTGTTGTGCAACCGTTTTATTATTG GAGTCGAGCTACCCAGATGCATTTGTAGTGACAAATGTTGGATCTACTACATTCCAACCGGCTCCATTTTCCAGGGGAACTCTAGGCAATGAAATGAATATAGACTCCCTTCAACAAGATGCTGCCATAGAGCCTAAAAAAGAGTCTTCTGAGATACCTTCGTCACTGACTGTCCCTGAAGGTGGCAGTGGACATGGGGGGTTTTTAGAACCTGATGAAGtttctgtttcttttatcAGGGCATCTTTTTGTCCACACTCTTGGGGAGTTCAAAGGATGGTATTGCTGTATAAGGATGTGCCTCTGCAGCTCCATTGTTCTCATTTAAGGGTACGCTATAATGGATTAAGTACAAAGTTTGCCGACTATGCTGGGAGACCGCGGTTGAGTTTTGTGGTCGATGCTCCTCCAAATTTATACAGCATTCTCGATGCATGTGATAAAATTGCACAGAAAGTGTCTGCGGAATCAGGTAGCAGCTCTAAATGGAAGCATGTTGTAACCAAACATGACTTTGACAACTCCCCTACAGTGAGACTGCA CATACCCACTGAAGTGACTGGGGATGTTGCTCAATATGCTACCGAGATATTTCACAAAGATTCTTCTGAAACCATGAAAAAGCATGAATTCAGCAGGTTGGGCGCTGCGGAGCTTAACACCTGGTTCAGGCAAGGGACCTTCGTGGCTGCCTACTTCTCCTTGGATCCATATGACTATCTGCAGGAAAAAAAAGCTGGAATCCGGTTGGTTGCAAAGAAATTAATCATGCATCAATACTGA
- the LOC8263401 gene encoding pentatricopeptide repeat-containing protein At5g61400 produces the protein MLKLFPPKHSLKLVETKIRFFTSLSPPSDLTTIILHSKTPEQALDTFTSVLKQNPNNPTKKLHLYSAVIHYLTGAKVYPTARCLTKDLIQTLLQSCTPRRVNSLVFNALSQLRGSKFNPSVFGVLIIAFSEVGLVDEALRVYLKVGAFPAVQACNALLNGLLKKSSFDIMWELYNNMVSRRLFPTVVTYNVLVDACCRQGDVLRAKSLISEMVKKGIEPTVVIYTTLIHGLCSESKLMEAESMFRQMKDSGVFPNLYTYNVLMDGYCKTANVKQALHLYQGMLDDGLQPNVVTFGILIDALCKVRELLAARRFFVQMAKFGVVPNVVVFNSLIDGYSKAGNCSEATDLLLEMEKFKISPDVFTYSILIKNACRLGTVEEADDILKRMEKEGVPANSVVYNSLIDGYCKEGNMEKALEVCSQMTKKGVEPNIITFSVLIDGYCKVGNMQSAMGLYTEMVIKNLVPDVVAFTALINGHCKSGNIKEALRLYKHMLEAGLSPNIFTVSCLIDGLCKAGRTSNAIKFFLDEASRRLPDNQVNEMGSGFFSPNHVVYTSLIQALCNVGQIFKATKFFSDMRRNGLRPDALAYAVMLQGHLNAKHMADVMMLHADMIKMGIVPNEVTSQVVRRGYQDNGYLKSALWCSRDLTESCPRTLESQSPVEAIIL, from the coding sequence ATGTTGAAGTTATTCCCGCCAAAACACTCTCTCAAGCTCGTTGAAACCAAGATTAGATTTTTCACATCATTATCTCCTCCCTCTGATCTCACAACCATAATTCTCCATTCCAAAACCCCTGAACAAGCCCTTGATACTTTCACTTCCGTTTTAAAACAAAACCCAAACAACCCTACTAAGAAGCTTCACTTGTATTCTGCAGTCATCCACTACTTAACAGGTGCTAAAGTGTACCCCACGGCCAGGTGTTTGACAAAAGACCTAATCCAAACCTTGCTCCAATCCTGCACACCTCGCCGTGTTAATTCTTTGGTTTTCAATGCTCTTAGTCAGCTACGAGGATCTAAATTTAATCCTAGTGTGTTTGGAGTATTGATTATTGCATTTTCTGAGGTGGGTCTTGTTGATGAAGCCTTGCGAGTGTATCTTAAGGTTGGGGCTTTCCCTGCAGTGCAAGCTTGTAATGCTCTCTTAAATGGACTGTTAAAAAAGAGTAGTTTTGATATCATGTGGGAATTGTATAATAACATGGTTTCACGTAGGTTGTTTCCCACTGTTGTTACTTATAATGTGTTAGTTGATGCTTGCTGTCGCCAAGGTGATGTTTTGAGAGCTAAGAGTTTGATCAGTGAAATGGTGAAGAAAGGGATTGAACCAACGGTTGTGATCTATACGACTCTTATTCATGGTCTCTGCAGCGAGAGTAAATTGATGGAAGCAGAAAGCATGTTCAGACAAATGAAGGATTCTGGAGTTTTTCCCAATTTGTACACTTACAATGTTCTGATGGATGGTTACTGCAAAACAGCAAATGTGAAACAAGCCCTTCACTTGTATCAGGGCATGCTTGATGATGGACTGCAGCCAAATGTTGTCACATTTGGTATACTGATTGATGCGCTCTGCAAAGTTCGTGAATTATTAGCAGCAAGGAGATTTTTTGTTCAGATGGCTAAGTTCGGTGTGGTACCAAATGTAGTTGTGTTTAATAGTCTGATTGATGGATACTCCAAGGCAGGGAATTGCTCCGAAGCCACGGATTTGCTTTTAGAGATGGAAAAGTTCAAAATTTCTCCTGATGTTTTCACTTATAGTATTCTTATCAAGAATGCATGTAGACTAGGAACAGTTGAAGAGGCAGATGATATACTGAAACGAATGGAGAAAGAAGGGGTTCCTGCAAATTCTGTGGTATACAATTCGCTAATTGATGGATACTGCAAGGAAGGGAATATGGAGAAAGCTTTGGAGGTTTGTTCTCAAATGACCAAGAAGGGTGTAGAACCAAATATTATCACTTTCTCTGTGTTAATTGATGGTTATTGCAAGGTGGGAAATATGCAATCTGCCATGGGTTTGTACACAGAAATGGTGATTAAAAATCTGGTGCCAGATGTGGTTGCATTCACAGCTTTGATCAATGGGCATTGTAAAAGTGGCAACATAAAAGAGGCCCTCCGTCTGTATAAGCATATGCTGGAGGCTGGTCTGAGCCCTAATATTTTCACAGTTAGTTGCTTGATTGATGGGCTCTGCAAAGCTGGAAGGACATCCaatgcaattaaatttttcttagacGAGGCTAGTAGGAGACTCCCTGACAATCAAGTTAATGAAATGGGCAGTGGTTTTTTTTCTCCTAATCATGTGGTCTATACATCTTTGATTCAAGCGTTATGCAACGTAGGGCAGATTTTTAAAGCTACTAAGTTCTTCTCAGATATGAGACGCAATGGCTTAAGACCTGATGCATTGGCTTATGCTGTCATGTTACAGGGGCATCTAAATGCCAAACATATGGCCGATGTAATGATGTTGCATGCTGATATGATAAAGATGGGTATTGTGCCAAATGAAGTCACATCTCAGGTCGTAAGGAGGGGTTATCAAGACAATGGATACCTGAAGTCAGCTCTCTGGTGTTCTAGAGACTTGACAGAATCATGTCCTCGGACTCTTGAGTCTCAAAGCCCTGTGGAAGCTATCATTTTATGA
- the LOC8263400 gene encoding protein NEN1 produces the protein MIPGPTDERSEIAFFDLETTVPNRPGQGFAILEFGAILVCSRKLEELHSYSTLVRPANLSLISPTSVRCNGITHDAVVLAPTFAEIADIVYEILNGRIWAGHNIQRFDCVRIREAFAEIGRQPPENKGIIDTLALLTHKFGRRAGDMKMASLATYFGLGKQTHRSLDDVRMNLEVLKYCATVLFLESSLPDAFPEKSWVSPNATTRSRKNGKSPLERPGTDVDAPSSSSKFENISLAGHEPERSHPIIYLLTSVGSNTTQTDPFDMGTLSNEMTTSSLQQDVTMEEKSLTESSEMPSLVTVRDGGSAYAGFLETEKVSISSIRASFVPLFRGAQRMVLLHEDVILQLCCPRLRVRFGLSTKFVDSAGRPRLSFVVDAPPNLCSILDTCDGSAQKLSVESGSTSDWRQVVSRKPGFVNYPIVRLHIPTAVNGDVAQYATEIYQRDSSGAMEKLVFSKFEAAELETWFISGTFLDAYFSLHPYDYQQSAGIRLVAKKLIIDKE, from the exons ATGATTCCCGGTCCAACCGACGAAAGATCGGAAATCGCGTTTTTCGATTTAGAAACCACAGTCCCAAACCGACCGGGTCAAGGCTTTGCAATTCTTGAATTCGGAGCTATCCTCGTCTGCTCCAGGAAACTCGAGGAGCTCCATAGCTACTCCACCTTAGTCCGACCCGCTAATCTATCTTTAATATCCCCTACATCAGTTCGCTGCAATGGCATCACGCACGACGCCGTCGTTTTAGCCCCAACTTTCGCTGAAATCGCGGATATCGTTTATGAAATCCTCAACG GGAGGATTTGGGCAGGGCATAATATACAGAGATTTGATTGTGTAAGAATCAGAGAGGCATTTGCTGAGATTGGAAGGCAACCACCTGAGAACAAGGGTATTATTGACACTTTGGCTTTGTTGACTCACAAATTTGGAAGGAGAGCTGGGGACATGAAg ATGGCTAGTCTTGCTACTTATTTTGGGCTTGGAAAGCAGACACATAG aaGCTTAGACGATGTTCGAATGAACCTTGAAGTCCTTAAGTATTGTGCAACCGTTTTGTTCTTG GAGTCAAGCCTCCCAGATGCATTTCCAGAAAAAAGCTGGGTTTCACCTAATGCTACTACAAGAAGTCGTAAAAATGGAAAATCACCTCTGGAGAGGCCTGGCACAGATGTAGATGCTCCCTCTTCAAGTTCAAAGTTTGAAAATATTTCTCTTGCAGGTCATGAACCTGAGAGAAGTCATCCAATTATTTATCTTCTGACAAGTGTTGGGTCTAATACAACCCAAACAGATCCATTTGACATGGGAACTCTTAGCAATGAGATGACTACAAGTTCCCTTCAACAAGATGTGACCATGGAAGAAAAATCTCTGACAGAATCTTCTGAGATGCCTTCATTAGTGACTGTCCGTGACGGTGGTAGTGCATATGCAGGGTTTTTAGAAACTGAAAAAGTTTCTATTTCTTCTATTAGGGCATCTTTTGTTCCTCTATTTCGCGGGGCTCAAAGAATGGTATTGTTGCATGAGGATGTCATTTTGCAGCTTTGTTGTCCTCGTTTAAGGGTACGGTTTGGATTAAGTACAAAATTTGTTGATAGTGCTGGGAGACCGCGGCTCAGTTTTGTGGTTGATGCACCTCCAAATTTATGCAGCATTCTTGATACATGTGATGGAAGTGCACAAAAATTGTCTGTGGAATCAGGTAGCACCTCTGATTGGAGGCAGGTTGTGTCCAGAAAACCTGGCTTTGTCAACTACCCTATAGTGAGACTGCA CATACCCACCGCAGTGAATGGGGATGTTGCTCAATATGCAACTGAGATATATCAGAGAGATTCTTCTGGAGCCATGGAAAAGCTTGTATTCAGCAAGTTTGAAGCTGCAGAGCTTGAAACCTGGTTTATTTCCGGGACCTTTTTGGATGCCTACTTCTCCTTGCATCCATATGACTATCAGCAGAGTGCTGGTATTCGATTAGTTGCAAAGAAATTAATCATTGACAAAGAGTGA
- the LOC8263402 gene encoding NEP1-interacting protein-like 2 isoform X1 has translation MNVVFAHCSCTQFQTRSDPCHMCGGSAFLPIMETVVQFEGSRFLDYVPKLVAGAISGALTGFFALAGAFTGAIAGALAGRASNCGVFRGAGLGAIAGAVLSVEVLEASRAYWCLEQSGSRGPSSMADFMEELLRGRFADEQFSPAVLTTYHWQVSIANLSYDEIHDVNGEAASKGLSGDLLKKLPSHTLDEIKAKQTICCTICLQDIVKGEIARSLPRCCHTFHLACVDKWLIRHGSCPVCRQDV, from the exons ATGAATGTTGTTTTTGCTCATTGCTCTTGTACCCAATTTCAAACCAGGTCGGATCCATGCCATATGTGCGGCGGTTCGGCCTTTTTGCCTATCATGGAAACTGTAGTTCAATTTGAAGGAAGTCGGTTTCTTGATTATGTTCCTAAATTGGTTGCTGGTGCCATCTCTGGTGCTCTCACAGGATTTTTTGCTCTTG CTGGAGCTTTTACAGGAGCTATTGCTGGTGCTTTAGCTGGCCGAGCTTCTAATTGTGGTGTTTTTCGAGGGGCTGGACTAGGGGCTATTGCTGGTGCTGTCCTTTCTGTTGAGGTTTTGGAGGCTTCTCGGGCTTACTGGTGTTTGGAACAGTCTGGTTCGCGAGGCCCTTCATCTATG GCAGATTTTATGGAAGAGCTTCTGCGGGGGAGGTTTGCAGATGAACAGTTTTCACCAGCAGTGCTAACTACTTATCATTGGCAg GTAAGCATTGCTAATTTAAGTTATGATGAGATTCATGATGTTAATGGTGAAGCTGCATCCAAAGGGTTGTCAGGAGATTTGCTCAAGAAGTTGCCAAGTCATACCTTGGATGAAATCAAGGCAAAACAGACCATCTGTTGTACAATATGCTTGCAG GATATCGTTAAAGGGGAGATTGCAAGGAGTTTGCCCCGTTGCTGCCACACATTCCACTTAGCCTGTGTTGACAAGTGGCTAATAAGACATGGCTCATGCCCTGTATGCAGGCAGGATGTGTAG
- the LOC8263402 gene encoding NEP1-interacting protein-like 2 isoform X3, which translates to MCGGSAFLPIMETVVQFEGSRFLDYVPKLVAGAISGALTGFFALAGAFTGAIAGALAGRASNCGVFRGAGLGAIAGAVLSVEVLEASRAYWCLEQSGSRGPSSMADFMEELLRGRFADEQFSPAVLTTYHWQVSIANLSYDEIHDVNGEAASKGLSGDLLKKLPSHTLDEIKAKQTICCTICLQDIVKGEIARSLPRCCHTFHLACVDKWLIRHGSCPVCRQDV; encoded by the exons ATGTGCGGCGGTTCGGCCTTTTTGCCTATCATGGAAACTGTAGTTCAATTTGAAGGAAGTCGGTTTCTTGATTATGTTCCTAAATTGGTTGCTGGTGCCATCTCTGGTGCTCTCACAGGATTTTTTGCTCTTG CTGGAGCTTTTACAGGAGCTATTGCTGGTGCTTTAGCTGGCCGAGCTTCTAATTGTGGTGTTTTTCGAGGGGCTGGACTAGGGGCTATTGCTGGTGCTGTCCTTTCTGTTGAGGTTTTGGAGGCTTCTCGGGCTTACTGGTGTTTGGAACAGTCTGGTTCGCGAGGCCCTTCATCTATG GCAGATTTTATGGAAGAGCTTCTGCGGGGGAGGTTTGCAGATGAACAGTTTTCACCAGCAGTGCTAACTACTTATCATTGGCAg GTAAGCATTGCTAATTTAAGTTATGATGAGATTCATGATGTTAATGGTGAAGCTGCATCCAAAGGGTTGTCAGGAGATTTGCTCAAGAAGTTGCCAAGTCATACCTTGGATGAAATCAAGGCAAAACAGACCATCTGTTGTACAATATGCTTGCAG GATATCGTTAAAGGGGAGATTGCAAGGAGTTTGCCCCGTTGCTGCCACACATTCCACTTAGCCTGTGTTGACAAGTGGCTAATAAGACATGGCTCATGCCCTGTATGCAGGCAGGATGTGTAG